Proteins from a single region of Chryseomicrobium sp. FSL W7-1435:
- a CDS encoding lipoate--protein ligase, with protein MLFIDNKGITDPRINLAIEEYALTTMDVEKDSFFLFYINQPSIIIGRNQNTIEEINTEYVEAEGIIPVRRLSGGGAVYHDLGNLNFSFITKDDGDSFRNFKKFTQPIVDALKELGIEAELSGRNDILAEGRKISGNAQFTTKGRMFSHGTLLFDSEMDAVVSALKVRKDKIESKGIKSIRSRVANISEFLEQPMTIEEFRQRLLVSIFQGQEAIEYQELTEQDWLNIHKLSEKRYQTWEWNFGKSPKFNLDHTQRFAPGSIDLKLQVTKGKIEEAAIFGDFFGVGDMADVEKRLVGVEYSRKAIDEALATIDIPTYFGGITRDEFLSLIY; from the coding sequence ATGCTTTTTATTGATAACAAAGGAATTACGGATCCACGAATCAATCTAGCAATTGAAGAATATGCGTTAACAACGATGGATGTTGAGAAAGACTCTTTCTTTCTGTTCTATATCAATCAACCGTCTATTATTATTGGGCGAAATCAAAATACAATTGAAGAAATAAATACAGAGTATGTAGAAGCAGAGGGGATCATCCCGGTCCGCCGACTTTCAGGTGGAGGAGCGGTGTATCATGATTTGGGGAATTTAAATTTTAGTTTCATTACCAAAGATGATGGCGATAGCTTCCGCAATTTCAAAAAGTTCACACAACCTATTGTGGATGCTTTAAAAGAACTGGGTATCGAAGCGGAACTTAGTGGACGAAATGACATCCTAGCTGAAGGTCGTAAAATTTCTGGAAATGCGCAATTCACTACAAAAGGCCGTATGTTCAGCCATGGAACGTTGCTTTTTGACTCAGAGATGGATGCTGTCGTCTCAGCGCTGAAAGTTCGTAAGGATAAAATTGAATCAAAGGGTATTAAGTCGATTCGTAGCCGAGTTGCTAATATTTCTGAGTTTTTAGAGCAACCGATGACGATTGAAGAATTTAGACAACGTCTCTTAGTTTCGATATTCCAAGGACAAGAAGCTATTGAGTACCAAGAGCTGACTGAACAAGACTGGCTTAATATCCACAAGCTGTCAGAAAAACGGTATCAGACTTGGGAATGGAATTTTGGCAAGTCGCCAAAATTTAACTTGGACCATACCCAGCGCTTTGCACCAGGTTCAATCGATTTAAAGCTCCAAGTGACAAAAGGGAAAATTGAAGAAGCCGCTATATTCGGTGACTTTTTCGGAGTTGGTGATATGGCGGATGTTGAGAAGCGATTAGTCGGTGTGGAGTATTCGCGAAAAGCTATAGATGAGGCGCTTGCAACCATTGATATCCCTACTTACTTTGGTGGAATAACGAGAGATGAATTTTTATCTCTTATCTATTAA
- a CDS encoding response regulator transcription factor yields the protein MEKHRIYIVEDDKKIAEMLAGMLAKYQYETKIVEDFDAIAQEAAAWNPHLILLDINLPTYDGYFWCRELRQVTTCPIIFVSARTSEMDQVFAIENGGDDYITKPFHYEIVLAKIKSHLRRNFGEYASKQEERTVKLGNMTLFMERLELQCKASTIPLQKKECVILELLFDHYPKVVSRERLLEELWDDQSFVDENTLNVNMTRVRKKLQDYGVQSSIETVRGAGYRFILHPEEA from the coding sequence ATGGAAAAACATCGAATTTATATAGTGGAAGATGATAAAAAAATTGCAGAAATGTTAGCAGGTATGCTGGCGAAGTATCAATATGAGACAAAGATTGTTGAAGATTTTGATGCGATTGCACAAGAAGCAGCCGCGTGGAATCCTCACTTGATTTTGTTAGATATTAATTTACCTACTTACGATGGCTATTTTTGGTGTCGTGAACTCCGTCAAGTCACGACCTGCCCAATAATTTTTGTATCGGCTCGAACTTCTGAGATGGATCAAGTATTTGCCATTGAAAATGGAGGAGACGATTATATTACGAAACCATTTCACTATGAAATCGTCTTAGCTAAAATAAAGAGCCATCTTCGAAGAAATTTCGGGGAATATGCTTCCAAGCAAGAAGAACGAACTGTAAAGCTAGGCAACATGACTTTGTTTATGGAACGATTAGAGCTTCAGTGCAAGGCGTCCACCATTCCATTACAAAAGAAAGAATGTGTGATACTTGAGCTTCTATTTGATCACTATCCTAAAGTTGTTTCAAGAGAGCGTTTATTAGAAGAATTATGGGATGACCAATCCTTTGTGGACGAAAATACATTGAATGTCAATATGACCCGTGTTCGTAAAAAGCTGCAAGATTACGGGGTGCAATCATCAATAGAGACAGTTCGTGGTGCTGGTTATCGTTTTATATTGCACCCGGAGGAAGCCTAA
- a CDS encoding ABC transporter ATP-binding protein: MAVVTANHLTKIYDGKVAHSAINQLSFEVEQGEFLAIMGPSGSGKTTLLNILSTIDQPTSGALVIDGQDPQELTAKQAALFRRERLGFVFQDFNLLPALTVEENIVLPLTLANQPLSEMEKRLNVLLKDLHLENVHTHFPNELSGGQAQRTAIARALIHQPTLLLADEPTGNLDSKASKDVLELLTKVNQQRNTTIIMVTHDPIAASYCDRVLFIKDGEYFNEIYKEDLRQTFFQRILNLLSLLGGNVNDLSTVRLS; this comes from the coding sequence GTGGCAGTTGTGACAGCAAATCATTTAACAAAAATATATGATGGAAAAGTGGCACATTCTGCTATCAACCAACTTTCTTTTGAGGTTGAACAAGGGGAGTTCTTGGCCATCATGGGGCCTTCGGGCTCAGGAAAGACAACATTGCTCAATATCTTATCCACTATTGATCAACCGACTTCAGGAGCACTTGTTATTGATGGACAAGATCCTCAAGAGTTAACTGCAAAACAAGCTGCTTTGTTTCGCAGGGAGAGATTAGGTTTTGTGTTCCAAGATTTTAATTTATTACCGGCTTTAACGGTGGAAGAGAATATCGTGCTGCCACTGACATTGGCTAATCAACCACTTAGCGAAATGGAAAAACGCCTAAATGTCCTTTTAAAAGATTTGCATCTTGAGAATGTCCATACTCATTTTCCGAATGAGTTATCTGGAGGACAAGCACAGCGTACAGCCATTGCTCGGGCATTGATCCATCAACCGACATTATTACTGGCAGATGAGCCCACAGGAAATTTAGATTCTAAAGCTTCTAAAGATGTTCTAGAATTATTAACTAAAGTCAATCAACAACGAAATACCACGATTATTATGGTCACGCATGATCCGATAGCTGCGAGCTATTGCGACCGCGTCTTATTTATTAAAGATGGAGAGTATTTCAACGAGATTTATAAGGAAGACTTACGCCAGACATTCTTCCAGCGAATTTTAAATTTGTTGTCCTTGCTCGGAGGGAACGTTAATGACCTTTCTACAGTTCGCTTATCGTAA
- a CDS encoding sensor histidine kinase, protein MIRLFIREHVITLLFPLLISLMGVLLYSLDGYRSNNTMIYVLVLTVILTLVVHFYLYLRKYKYYKRLLTPPSAMEDLLEKLYPSPEQQQEQLYMQQLYKLYQQEVQRLYSAQKRHLEFMNGWVHQMKTPIAVIEMMAQQDDKLESESVSEETERIKRALDAVLMNARLDTFEEDLRIEKVNLHELASQIINENKRLFIKKQVFPIVNVDAGLVVSTDRKWAHFILSQFVTNAVKYSFTPQSKLWVESSCEKKRCSVSVRDEGIGIPRSDLKRVTRAFFTGENGRKTGESTGMGLYIANEVSQKLGHELLIESEVDKGTTVTLSFIEYEKVGE, encoded by the coding sequence TTGATCCGGTTATTTATCCGAGAACATGTTATCACGTTGCTCTTCCCACTGCTCATTTCATTGATGGGAGTATTACTTTACAGTTTGGACGGGTATCGCTCTAACAATACGATGATTTACGTACTTGTACTAACGGTCATTTTGACGTTGGTTGTACATTTTTATTTGTATCTACGCAAGTATAAATACTACAAACGACTGCTGACACCTCCGAGTGCAATGGAGGATTTATTAGAGAAGTTGTATCCATCACCAGAACAACAGCAAGAGCAGCTCTATATGCAACAACTTTATAAACTTTATCAGCAAGAAGTTCAGCGTCTCTACTCTGCCCAAAAACGCCATTTAGAATTCATGAATGGATGGGTGCATCAAATGAAGACGCCAATAGCCGTCATTGAAATGATGGCTCAACAAGACGATAAATTGGAAAGTGAATCTGTCAGTGAAGAGACAGAAAGAATTAAAAGAGCTTTAGATGCAGTGTTAATGAATGCACGTCTCGACACGTTTGAAGAAGATTTGCGCATAGAGAAAGTAAACTTGCATGAACTTGCGAGCCAAATTATTAATGAGAACAAACGACTTTTTATTAAAAAACAAGTATTTCCTATTGTAAATGTTGATGCAGGTTTAGTAGTCTCTACAGACCGAAAGTGGGCTCATTTTATCCTCTCGCAATTTGTGACGAATGCAGTCAAATATTCCTTTACCCCACAATCGAAACTTTGGGTTGAGAGCTCTTGTGAAAAAAAGCGCTGCAGTGTCAGTGTTCGCGATGAGGGAATTGGGATACCGCGTAGTGATTTAAAGAGAGTAACTCGGGCATTCTTCACGGGAGAAAATGGTCGCAAAACTGGAGAGTCCACTGGAATGGGTCTCTATATCGCAAATGAAGTCAGTCAAAAACTGGGTCACGAATTGCTCATCGAATCAGAGGTTGACAAGGGGACGACTGTTACGTTGTCGTTTATCGAATATGAGAAAGTAGGGGAATAA
- a CDS encoding ABC transporter permease, protein MTFLQFAYRNVLRNRRVYAAYFMASSFSVMVFFIYSMLLFHPSIENQFIRDIAFLGMAVADVVLVIFTLFFLLYSLNAFLQARSKEFGILQQLGMDRGQLQRLVFVETMILGVVALITGIFFGYIFTKFFFMVIRAMLELETLPLYFNFEPFLLTAVVFTTLFIVISFAGTMFIRQSNIVQLLIGGPNRNETANYSIVGAWVSFVFLAIAYSLVIYSLYRMNVWWSPVIILCAIWGSYYFFKDGMLYLIYTLRGYKKVYWKATRIVTFSDAIDKMKENSRMYFIVTMVSTLAIISVGVVASLTSFANQYRESNPISVLYVSDSQNPFEQQHIAQLTNDFFSQNLTYTLLTATVTKQTSAATNSPVQLISETDINTIAAVLKEPLIDLSPGEGMRFGENVTNSNQQLIHLRENTIYFHVAEGYMHFPLPDAAFQGPAYILSDEDYSRLANPYLFGTWDESRTTVFAFHVPDWLRTDAIGLDLDREMIASYESDQQLPYYFDNPGLNYSYISSTFSLLLVTGLLVAAVLILAAGSFIYFKFYTNLEKDRRQFEVLRHMGLTNQELRVIANRQLYPQFFLPWGLAMLHATFSFLFLQAVWVDIAAMSIAMEMLLVLGAFTGIQAVYYLLIRWRYLAHLQLLS, encoded by the coding sequence ATGACCTTTCTACAGTTCGCTTATCGTAATGTCTTAAGAAATCGTCGGGTCTATGCTGCGTATTTCATGGCTAGCAGTTTTTCTGTTATGGTATTTTTTATTTACTCCATGTTATTGTTTCATCCATCTATCGAGAATCAATTTATACGGGACATCGCCTTTTTAGGAATGGCAGTTGCAGACGTTGTATTGGTTATCTTCACGTTATTCTTTCTGCTGTATTCTTTGAATGCCTTTTTACAGGCTAGGTCAAAAGAGTTTGGTATTTTACAACAGCTTGGAATGGATAGAGGCCAGCTACAGCGTCTTGTCTTTGTTGAGACGATGATTCTTGGCGTTGTGGCACTGATTACAGGAATCTTTTTCGGCTATATTTTCACGAAATTCTTTTTCATGGTCATTCGTGCCATGTTAGAACTTGAAACGTTGCCACTTTACTTTAATTTCGAGCCATTTTTATTAACTGCTGTTGTCTTTACCACTCTTTTTATAGTGATTTCATTTGCAGGTACGATGTTCATTCGTCAAAGTAACATTGTCCAACTTTTGATTGGTGGACCCAATCGAAATGAGACGGCAAATTATTCGATTGTCGGGGCATGGGTGTCCTTTGTTTTCCTCGCAATAGCTTACAGTTTAGTGATTTATTCACTTTATAGAATGAATGTCTGGTGGTCGCCAGTTATCATTTTATGTGCCATTTGGGGGAGCTACTATTTTTTCAAAGATGGGATGCTCTATTTGATTTACACATTGCGTGGCTATAAAAAAGTGTATTGGAAGGCGACACGCATAGTCACTTTTTCAGACGCTATCGATAAAATGAAAGAGAATTCTCGCATGTATTTTATCGTTACGATGGTCTCTACACTGGCTATAATTTCAGTGGGAGTAGTGGCCTCATTGACTAGTTTTGCAAATCAATACCGAGAAAGCAATCCAATAAGTGTCCTGTATGTGAGTGATTCACAAAATCCATTTGAACAACAACACATAGCCCAGTTGACTAATGATTTCTTCAGTCAAAACTTGACCTATACATTACTTACCGCAACTGTGACAAAGCAAACGTCTGCAGCTACCAATAGCCCGGTTCAATTGATTAGTGAAACAGATATCAACACGATAGCTGCTGTTTTAAAAGAACCTTTGATTGATTTAAGTCCTGGGGAAGGTATGCGCTTTGGAGAAAATGTGACGAATTCAAACCAACAGCTGATTCACCTGAGAGAAAATACGATTTATTTCCATGTGGCAGAAGGTTATATGCACTTTCCATTACCAGACGCTGCCTTTCAGGGGCCGGCTTACATCCTGTCTGATGAAGATTACTCTCGCCTAGCCAATCCTTATTTGTTTGGGACATGGGATGAGAGTAGGACGACTGTTTTTGCCTTTCATGTTCCAGATTGGTTGCGCACAGATGCTATTGGCTTGGATTTAGATCGTGAGATGATTGCCTCTTATGAGAGCGATCAACAATTGCCTTATTACTTTGACAATCCAGGTTTAAATTACTCTTACATCAGTTCTACATTTTCTTTATTATTGGTGACAGGTCTTTTAGTGGCAGCCGTGCTGATTTTAGCTGCTGGAAGTTTTATTTACTTTAAATTTTATACGAATTTAGAAAAAGATCGCAGGCAGTTCGAGGTGCTTCGACACATGGGATTGACCAATCAAGAATTACGAGTCATCGCCAATCGACAACTGTATCCACAATTCTTTTTACCTTGGGGTCTTGCCATGTTGCATGCCACCTTTTCGTTCCTATTTTTACAGGCTGTGTGGGTAGACATTGCTGCTATGTCCATAGCAATGGAAATGTTACTAGTGCTAGGTGCTTTTACAGGCATTCAAGCGGTTTACTATTTATTGATCCGGTGGCGCTACCTTGCTCACTTACAATTATTATCTTAG
- a CDS encoding FixH family protein: MKQWIVAATAVLLLAGCTSNTNEDHEGMNHNDPSLEVVEVEVLTAKELEPGETVMLSARVTQEEEAVNDAEEVKFEVWESGLREEGTMLEGELTEDGVYEAEYEFANEGVYYMFAHTTARGMHVMPKTEIIVGTPDMSKVLEDNSSDKMNHNDH, translated from the coding sequence ATGAAACAATGGATAGTTGCTGCAACAGCTGTACTTTTGTTAGCTGGCTGCACATCGAATACGAATGAAGATCATGAGGGCATGAATCATAATGATCCATCACTTGAAGTGGTGGAGGTGGAAGTGTTGACGGCAAAAGAATTAGAGCCAGGTGAGACCGTTATGCTCTCAGCACGAGTCACACAAGAGGAAGAAGCCGTTAACGATGCTGAAGAAGTTAAGTTCGAAGTCTGGGAATCTGGTTTGCGAGAAGAAGGGACCATGCTTGAGGGTGAACTGACGGAGGATGGGGTTTACGAGGCTGAGTACGAATTTGCTAACGAAGGTGTTTATTACATGTTTGCACATACGACGGCACGTGGCATGCACGTCATGCCAAAGACCGAAATCATTGTTGGCACTCCTGACATGTCCAAAGTGCTCGAAGATAATTCTTCCGATAAAATGAATCATAATGATCATTAA
- the yhfH gene encoding protein YhfH — protein sequence MIENVVDFFRNLPAKQCSTCGDKIEEMHECYQTQCEKCSSLA from the coding sequence ATGATTGAAAATGTAGTAGATTTTTTCAGAAACCTACCTGCTAAGCAATGTTCAACTTGCGGAGATAAAATCGAAGAGATGCATGAGTGTTACCAAACACAATGCGAAAAATGTAGCTCACTAGCTTAA
- a CDS encoding HAMP domain-containing sensor histidine kinase: MNRLTTKVWLVFLSATAVSISIIILLSYYFYESIYVSEVQATLEKEAANFALEAEGSLSDELIEKVDDYNVYSTSEIFAVRNPRELSACLPFEINYDALISGEDRQQLVNGEIVIKRGYQTRFDSEILSVIYPIVQQERLTGILYSYVPLSPIQAFLQNHIVLVAGGGAAVFLLFALISRLLLQTVLKPLHLLQRATEQFAKGDYSARVEPKQADEIGQLSQAFNEMAQAVETEDARKKEFLAIVSHELRTPLSSLVGYSQSLVDGSLDQKHHEEVFQLLATESQRMKKLTENLLVVARNENMELVPQPLVAADLVDRAARILDQKAHLKAIKFVIQADDSLIIWSDEQASLQILLNSMENALNYSEQNSTLTIRVSKLEESALFEIIDTGIGIAAHHLPYITNRFYRVNAARSSSDGGSGLGLTIVKQLIEASGGTLHITSELTVGTSVAFTLPLWKEAE; the protein is encoded by the coding sequence ATGAACCGGTTGACCACTAAAGTCTGGCTTGTCTTTTTAAGTGCAACAGCTGTTAGTATCAGTATTATTATTTTATTGTCTTATTACTTTTATGAATCAATTTATGTGTCTGAAGTACAAGCGACTCTCGAAAAAGAGGCAGCCAATTTTGCCCTTGAGGCAGAAGGTAGCCTGTCTGATGAATTGATTGAAAAAGTAGATGACTACAATGTCTACTCTACAAGTGAAATATTTGCAGTTCGCAATCCAAGAGAATTAAGCGCTTGTCTACCATTTGAAATCAATTATGATGCTTTAATCTCTGGAGAAGACCGGCAGCAGTTGGTAAATGGAGAAATTGTTATCAAACGTGGCTACCAAACACGCTTTGACAGTGAAATTTTGAGCGTGATTTATCCCATAGTGCAGCAAGAGCGGCTAACGGGTATTTTGTATAGTTACGTCCCTTTATCGCCCATCCAAGCTTTTCTGCAAAATCATATAGTACTGGTTGCAGGAGGTGGAGCAGCTGTCTTCTTATTGTTTGCTTTGATCAGTCGGCTACTGTTGCAAACCGTGTTAAAGCCATTGCATCTTTTACAGAGAGCTACCGAACAATTTGCCAAAGGCGACTATTCGGCTCGAGTGGAACCAAAACAAGCGGATGAAATTGGACAATTAAGTCAGGCATTTAATGAAATGGCACAAGCTGTAGAGACAGAAGATGCAAGAAAGAAAGAGTTTTTAGCAATTGTTTCACATGAATTAAGAACGCCACTCAGTTCGCTTGTTGGGTACAGCCAGTCGTTAGTGGATGGATCACTTGACCAAAAGCATCATGAGGAAGTGTTTCAGCTTCTTGCTACGGAGTCACAGCGAATGAAAAAACTTACAGAAAATTTACTTGTTGTGGCACGAAATGAAAATATGGAACTTGTTCCACAACCGTTAGTTGCAGCCGATTTAGTGGATCGAGCTGCACGTATACTCGATCAGAAAGCACATCTGAAAGCTATCAAATTTGTAATTCAAGCCGATGATAGTTTAATTATTTGGTCAGATGAACAAGCTTCGTTACAGATTTTATTGAATAGTATGGAAAATGCGCTGAATTACAGTGAACAAAATTCAACCCTAACTATTCGGGTTAGTAAACTTGAAGAATCAGCTCTTTTTGAAATCATAGATACAGGAATAGGGATTGCAGCTCATCACCTTCCCTATATAACTAACAGATTCTACCGTGTCAATGCAGCACGTTCAAGTAGTGATGGGGGCTCTGGCCTTGGCTTGACTATTGTGAAGCAATTGATAGAAGCATCTGGTGGCACTCTGCACATTACCAGTGAACTTACCGTTGGTACAAGTGTTGCCTTTACATTACCCTTATGGAAGGAAGCGGAATAA
- a CDS encoding response regulator transcription factor produces MTTLLIVDDESSMRRLLDIQLTQKGYHVVTAVSGEEALHTLKAVLVDLLIIDGMMPEMDGFTLSETIRQSSEVPILLLTALDDRQSVLKGFHSGVDDYVTKPFDSEELHVRIQAILKRSRHATTAFRELVRGELLVNMDARSVMSGNRKVTVTLKELELLVLLMRSEGRAFSREELLAHIWRQQYEGTTRTVDTHIKTLRIKLGPPVDQYVQTVWGIGYKFEVPQ; encoded by the coding sequence GTGACTACATTACTAATAGTGGATGATGAAAGTTCAATGCGCAGACTTCTTGATATTCAGTTGACTCAAAAAGGCTATCATGTCGTAACAGCAGTCTCTGGAGAAGAAGCATTGCACACCTTGAAAGCTGTACTGGTAGACCTTCTAATAATCGATGGTATGATGCCGGAAATGGACGGCTTTACACTAAGCGAAACGATTCGACAATCTTCTGAAGTTCCCATATTGTTATTGACAGCATTAGATGATCGACAATCGGTATTGAAAGGTTTTCACTCAGGAGTAGATGACTACGTTACAAAACCATTCGACAGTGAAGAACTTCACGTGCGCATTCAAGCCATACTAAAGCGCAGCAGACACGCAACAACAGCTTTTAGAGAACTGGTACGGGGAGAGCTTCTTGTGAATATGGATGCACGTTCGGTTATGAGCGGCAACCGGAAAGTGACGGTAACTCTCAAGGAATTAGAGTTGCTCGTGTTACTAATGCGCAGTGAGGGTAGAGCCTTTAGTAGAGAAGAATTATTAGCTCATATTTGGAGGCAACAATACGAAGGGACTACCCGAACAGTAGATACGCATATCAAGACGCTTCGAATCAAATTAGGTCCCCCTGTTGATCAGTATGTGCAAACGGTTTGGGGCATTGGTTATAAATTTGAGGTACCCCAATGA